The segment GTCGTTGAGATCGATGACGGTGGCGTCGGGATCGACGACGACCAGGGCGCTGTCGTCGAAGCCGTACTGGAACGAGGTCAGCTCGAGCCGGCCGAGGTCGAGGGTGCGGCCGTGGGGCATCTCGACCACCTCGGCGAAGCCCAGGCGGGACAGCTCCCTGGGCATGACGTCGTTTCCGAAGCGGGGGATGAGCACGCGTGCGTCGCGGGCGATCCGGCGCAGGCTCGGATAGTGGAAGTGGTCGAAGTGGTGGTGGGTCAGGTACAGGTACGTCGGGCGGAGCCACTCCTCCTCCGGCGCCGGGCTGGGAGGGAAGTGCCACCACGACCGCCAGTAGCACGAGCCCGACAGCCACGGGTCGACCAGCACGGTCGTCCCGCCGCTCTCGATGTACAGGCCGGCATGGCCGATGACCGTGACACGCACGTGCGAGATCCTCTCAGCGCTGACCGAGAACGGCGCGGACCGCCGGAGCCACGGTATCGGCCATCGTGCTGTAGCCGAGCGGCGTCAGGTGGACACCGTCGGGCCCGATGTACTCGTGGTAGCCGCCCGGGCCGGACAGGAACGCCGCCTCGACGTCGGCCAGGGTGATCCGGACGCCCCGGGCCTGCTCCCACGGGACCACCCGGAAGCGGATGGCGTCGTCGTAGGCGTGGGCGGTCGGGTCGGGCTGGGCCGTCCCCATGGGGGCGATGGTGCACAGCACGATGCGGGCGCCCGGGTCCAGGCGCTCCAGCTTGGCGATCAGGTCCCGGAGGCGCCGGGCCAGGTGGTCGACGAACTGGGCCCGCTGGGCCGGGTCGGCCTCGTCGTAACCGCCCGGGTACCGCCCGGCCGGGTCGTAGGCCTGGGACACGTCGTTGGTGCCGATGTGGAGGACGACGACCTCGGGCCGCACCGGGCCGCGGGACCCGGTGCCCGTCAGCCAGTAGCCCCCGGCCGCTACCGGGTCGGGCCCGTCCAGGTCGGCCGCCACCTGGTCGACCCGGTAGCCGGAATGGCCCTCGTGGTGGTACTGGCCCGGGTCGGCGCCGAGCGGGGGGTTGTCGGCGGAGGTCCCCACGAAGGCCCAGGTCAGACCGGCCGAGGCCAGGTCCTGGGCCAGGTAGCCCCGGTACCCGCCGGGCGTGTTGGCCTCGGGCGCCGACTCCCCGTAGGTGATCGAGTCCCCCAGGGGCAGGATGCTGACGGGGGAGGGGGGGCCACCCGATCCGGCCTGACCTGAGGCGCCGGAGGGGGCCGGCCCGGCGTGAGCCGCCCCCCCGGCCGTGAGCACGGCGGCCGCCAGCACCGTCCCGGCGGCCGCCAGGGCCGACCCGGTCATCCCCAGCCTCGACCGCATCCCCAGTCCCCCATCCGTACAGGGTGGCAGGTATCTCCCCGCCGGGCGGAGAAGCAAACGGCGGGCCGGTAGGGCGCCGGCACTAAGGAGGCGGGAAGTGGCCCTGAGACTGGAGGAGGTCGCGGAGGCCGACGAGCGCGCCATCCGCCGGTTCCAGTCCGGTGACCAGGCCGCCTTCGACGAGCTCTACGAGCGGCACCGGGAGCGGTTGTACCGCTTCTGCCGCTACCGCCTGGGCAACGTCGCCGAGGCCGAGGACGTGGTCCAGGAGACCTTTGCCCGGGCCTGGGGGAAGCTGCCGGCGTTCGGAGGCGACGGCCGCTTCTACGCCTGGCTGCGGGTGATCGCCGGCAACCTGTGCACCGACCTGCAGCGCCGCAGCGGCCGCACCGAGGTGCGCGCCGAAGTCGACCCCGGCTCGGCATCGGAGGGCCACGAGGAGCTGTACCGCGACGTCGACGTCCAGCTCGTCCGCTCCGCCGTCGTCCGGCTGAAGCAGCGCCACCGGGAGGCCCTCGAGCTGCGCGAGTGGGACGAGCTGTCCTACGAGGAGATCGCGTCCCGCGTCGGAGTGAGCATCGGCACCGTCGAGTCGCTGCTCTGGCGGGCCCGGCAGGCCCTCAAGCGCGAGTTGGCCGCCATCTCCGGCCCCGAGGGTCTGCTCGGCGGCGTCCCCATGGTCGGATGGCTCCTGCGCCGGGCGCGCGCCGTGCGCGCCCGACTGCGTATCCGCTCGTCACGCGCCGCCCCCCTCACCGGCGGGGCGTTCACCGCTCTGGGCGCGGTGGTCGTGGCCGGGGTGGTCGGCGCTGTTGTCGTCGGCGGCCAGCAGGTCAGCCCGGCGTCGACGGGCACCCCCACCCTTCCGAGCACCCGCTTGAGCGTCGACCACCCGGCTGCTCCCCCGACCACCGTGGCACCGGCTGCTGTCGCGTCGGGCGGCGCCGGCGTCTCGCCCGCCACGACTGTCCCGGCCGGCCACACCCGCACCGCGTTGAACGGGGTGGTCAGCTTCGGCGGCGCGGCCGCCCGCCGC is part of the Acidimicrobiales bacterium genome and harbors:
- a CDS encoding GDSL-type esterase/lipase family protein, coding for MRSRLGMTGSALAAAGTVLAAAVLTAGGAAHAGPAPSGASGQAGSGGPPSPVSILPLGDSITYGESAPEANTPGGYRGYLAQDLASAGLTWAFVGTSADNPPLGADPGQYHHEGHSGYRVDQVAADLDGPDPVAAGGYWLTGTGSRGPVRPEVVVLHIGTNDVSQAYDPAGRYPGGYDEADPAQRAQFVDHLARRLRDLIAKLERLDPGARIVLCTIAPMGTAQPDPTAHAYDDAIRFRVVPWEQARGVRITLADVEAAFLSGPGGYHEYIGPDGVHLTPLGYSTMADTVAPAVRAVLGQR
- a CDS encoding RNA polymerase sigma factor, yielding MALRLEEVAEADERAIRRFQSGDQAAFDELYERHRERLYRFCRYRLGNVAEAEDVVQETFARAWGKLPAFGGDGRFYAWLRVIAGNLCTDLQRRSGRTEVRAEVDPGSASEGHEELYRDVDVQLVRSAVVRLKQRHREALELREWDELSYEEIASRVGVSIGTVESLLWRARQALKRELAAISGPEGLLGGVPMVGWLLRRARAVRARLRIRSSRAAPLTGGAFTALGAVVVAGVVGAVVVGGQQVSPASTGTPTLPSTRLSVDHPAAPPTTVAPAAVASGGAGVSPATTVPAGHTRTALNGVVSFGGAAARREAQQDPVYASIGPAYLGVDPTSTATYVGSQVGAAGGAAAASAGSVVGALHLPLPSSTGAPASTSSHPGVSP